A section of the Gammaproteobacteria bacterium genome encodes:
- a CDS encoding FAD-dependent oxidoreductase translates to MIYDAVVIGGGPAGSTAALRLVLAGWTVALVEKSSFPRRKVCGEFISATTLPLLRALGV, encoded by the coding sequence TGGTCATCGGTGGCGGGCCTGCCGGTTCCACGGCCGCCCTGCGGCTGGTGCTGGCGGGCTGGACTGTGGCATTGGTGGAGAAATCGTCTTTTCCACGCCGCAAGGTATGCGGTGAATTCATCTCCGCCACCACCCTACCCTTGTTGCGCGCCCTCGGCGTGGA